In one window of Dokdonia sp. PRO95 DNA:
- a CDS encoding DUF3810 domain-containing protein, producing the protein MKKHKTLLIIGLLLIPQMVLVRYLASYPELVETYYSNGLYPIISKASRYAFGWLPFSFGDIMYAVLIVLALREIVLLIKHKFRGFKTFLLKILAITSIVYGAFNLLWGMNYNRLPLHESLGIDNEYTTEELVQLTEKLITNSNNLHNQLAEDKNSRVVYCGNAGSENACLQEIFNGTLNGYETLKTQFPKLSYPPKSIKNSLLRYPLSIMGYSGYLNPITNEAQVNGMVPAHRWPVISSHEQAHQLGFAKENEANFIAVMATLNNESLYFQYSGSIFALRYALNDVYSRDKELGEELKARLNPGILVNYQDSRDFWDDMDNPLEPLFDMFYSNYLKANNQPGGLKSYSYMVALLVNYDQRFPDTF; encoded by the coding sequence TTGAAAAAACATAAAACCTTATTAATTATTGGCTTACTTCTCATCCCGCAGATGGTCTTGGTTCGCTATCTGGCGAGTTATCCGGAGCTGGTGGAAACCTATTATAGCAACGGATTGTATCCTATCATTTCAAAGGCGTCTCGTTATGCTTTTGGCTGGTTGCCGTTTTCATTTGGTGATATCATGTATGCGGTGCTTATTGTGCTCGCTTTGCGCGAAATTGTACTACTCATTAAACACAAGTTTAGAGGATTTAAAACCTTTCTTCTAAAAATACTAGCCATTACTTCGATAGTGTATGGTGCTTTTAATTTGCTTTGGGGGATGAATTATAATAGGCTTCCCTTGCACGAATCTTTAGGTATCGATAATGAGTACACCACCGAAGAGCTAGTCCAACTTACAGAGAAGCTAATTACAAATAGCAATAACCTCCACAATCAACTCGCCGAGGATAAAAACAGTCGCGTGGTCTATTGTGGCAATGCAGGGAGTGAAAATGCTTGTTTGCAAGAAATTTTCAACGGAACGCTTAATGGTTACGAGACGCTTAAAACTCAGTTCCCAAAGCTTAGTTACCCACCCAAGAGTATTAAGAATTCGTTATTGCGATACCCTCTGTCTATAATGGGATATAGTGGTTATCTCAATCCTATTACTAATGAGGCGCAAGTTAATGGAATGGTGCCGGCTCATCGCTGGCCAGTGATTTCCTCTCATGAACAGGCACATCAGCTAGGTTTTGCAAAGGAAAATGAAGCCAACTTTATTGCGGTTATGGCAACACTTAATAACGAGAGTTTATATTTTCAATATTCGGGAAGTATTTTTGCGTTGCGTTATGCGCTCAATGATGTGTACAGCCGTGATAAGGAATTGGGAGAAGAATTGAAAGCACGTCTTAATCCAGGTATTTTGGTAAATTATCAAGATTCTCGTGACTTTTGGGACGACATGGATAATCCGCTAGAACCACTGTTTGATATGTTTTACAGCAATTACTTAAAGGCAAATAATCAGCCTGGTGGATTAAAAAGCTATAGTTATATGGTAGCACTCTTGGTTAACTATGATCAGCGTTTTCCAGATACATTCTGA
- a CDS encoding FMN-binding glutamate synthase family protein produces MEGVLEFLGNISWWMWLILVVVIVAIRDIFFNKKHIITRNFPVVGHFRYMLESIGPELRQYIVANNREELPFNRIERGWIYASAKNENNYEGFGTDRDINQSHYIFINNAMMPYKVEENHPNAKDPYFLACAKVMGAGRRARPYRPSSIINVSAMSFGSLSAKAVESLNRGCAKAYAYHNTGEGGLSPYHKKGGDVVFHFGTGYFGVRTEDGGFSMPKMKKLVNENPQVRAIEVKLSQGAKPGKGGVLPGSKITKEIAEIRGVEVGKDVLSPPNHKAFSNVPELVDFVESIAHETGLPVGIKAAIGKLDAWRELAKIMATTGKGPDFITIDGGEGGTGAAPPSFADHVALPWVYGFSDIYKIFKEYQLTERVVFIGSGKLGFPAKAAMAFAMGVDCINVAREAMLAVGCIQAKVCHNNTCPSGVATQNKWLQRGIDIPDKAERTHYYFKNFKKELLEITRACGYEHPCQLTMDDVDINLGDKNLTQTLADVYGYNKVAVPFKGAATLMACPDLGGNYNKAEVADEIDMKDVRY; encoded by the coding sequence ATGGAAGGAGTACTCGAGTTTTTAGGTAATATCTCATGGTGGATGTGGTTGATTTTGGTAGTTGTTATTGTCGCTATACGAGATATATTTTTTAACAAAAAACATATCATCACGCGCAACTTCCCTGTTGTGGGGCATTTTAGGTATATGCTAGAGAGTATTGGTCCAGAATTACGCCAGTATATTGTGGCAAATAACCGTGAGGAACTTCCTTTTAATCGTATAGAGCGCGGGTGGATTTATGCTTCTGCCAAAAATGAAAATAACTACGAAGGTTTTGGTACCGACCGTGACATCAATCAGTCGCATTATATCTTTATCAATAATGCCATGATGCCATATAAGGTAGAAGAAAATCACCCCAATGCAAAAGACCCTTACTTCCTTGCATGTGCAAAAGTTATGGGTGCTGGTAGAAGGGCGCGTCCTTACAGACCTAGTTCTATTATTAACGTGAGTGCTATGAGTTTTGGTAGCCTTTCGGCGAAAGCTGTAGAATCTTTAAATCGAGGTTGTGCAAAAGCATACGCCTATCACAATACTGGTGAAGGCGGACTCTCCCCTTACCATAAAAAAGGCGGTGATGTGGTGTTTCATTTTGGAACAGGTTATTTTGGAGTGCGCACCGAAGACGGCGGATTCTCTATGCCAAAAATGAAAAAACTTGTAAACGAGAACCCACAAGTACGCGCCATAGAAGTAAAACTCTCACAAGGAGCAAAACCTGGAAAAGGAGGTGTACTCCCAGGATCAAAAATCACAAAGGAAATTGCCGAAATACGCGGTGTAGAAGTGGGTAAAGATGTACTCTCACCTCCTAACCATAAAGCATTTTCTAATGTACCAGAATTGGTTGACTTTGTAGAAAGTATTGCTCATGAAACAGGACTCCCAGTAGGAATTAAAGCTGCTATTGGAAAACTGGATGCGTGGCGCGAGCTAGCAAAAATAATGGCAACTACTGGTAAAGGACCAGATTTCATCACCATTGATGGTGGTGAAGGTGGTACTGGTGCCGCCCCACCAAGTTTTGCAGATCATGTGGCGCTACCTTGGGTGTATGGATTTTCAGATATTTATAAGATTTTTAAGGAGTACCAGCTCACAGAGCGCGTGGTATTTATAGGCTCAGGAAAGTTAGGCTTCCCGGCTAAGGCCGCCATGGCTTTTGCGATGGGTGTAGACTGTATCAATGTTGCCCGTGAAGCTATGCTTGCCGTAGGTTGTATACAAGCAAAGGTGTGCCATAACAACACCTGCCCTTCTGGTGTTGCGACTCAAAATAAGTGGTTACAACGCGGCATAGACATTCCAGATAAAGCAGAGCGCACACACTATTACTTTAAAAATTTCAAGAAAGAACTACTAGAAATCACTCGCGCCTGCGGCTACGAGCACCCTTGCCAGCTCACCATGGACGATGTAGATATTAACCTAGGAGATAAAAACCTTACCCAGACCCTAGCAGATGTGTATGGATACAATAAAGTAGCCGTACCCTTTAAAGGAGCCGCTACCCTCATGGCATGCCCAGATCTAGGAGGTAATTATAACAAAGCAGAAGTTGCAGACGAAATTGATATGAAAGACGTGCGTTATTAA
- a CDS encoding PAS domain-containing protein yields MELEKKPTYQELEKQIERLKSESNNVYKTLFDNSTISIWNEDFTLIYEEIERLRDSGVSNIKKYLKKNPDALLSFINKVKINSVNTATLKLFKAENNQAFFNNLQNTFGRGANKVFIRLIAAIWKNNKTFTSEVNYKTLEGDEFKALFSIRIPQTLLEQKAVPITIQDITELKAVESAKKESILKLQQAQKLGKIGSWEWEWSTDTAYWSDEMYNIYGVKRKTFIPTSDNVRELILEEDRPKVKRVIKKLFSDKAMEPFEFRIVKSNSEIRHLSILGIEFINDKVFGVTQDITDRKIIESDLDEAQTLAKVGSWIFDTEERKMEWSKVMFHIWGFEPSHGTPPYKVLLDHIHPDDLELWDSSIKKASKSGIPYDIEHRICLSDGTQKVIRCICEPEVCPQGNVISLKGTGQDITEQKLIDAELIAAKVKAEESKNHLNNIIDNIGDPVFVKDDQSRLLIVNNAFCTLYGFEREDIIGKTLEERFSYVERKDFLNIDKQLVKDGRENITEKTLIKENGDTRRISIRKTRFVDNDNTIFIVGVIHDITERYKTGNLIKQAKERAEENEERFRILMHNLEAGVVVHAPDTSIMQCNSRASQILGIEKKFIKGKAETNMGWKFVKLDASPLPISEYPVNKIADTRESIKNQVLGLVGRDEKDIIWLTLNGFPVLNRTGEVKEIVTVFFDITEQRQNEKDKLRSKLLLDKTEKELSDAQSLAKIGSWLVKPSSGMKMEWSKEMYNIWGFDYDKEYPDYQKVVDRVHPDDMTMLKNSVDSAINEGITYNIEYRICVPNQPQKTVRAICQPVMDKDGKVLSLAGTNQDITQQKELATELIEAKEKAEESDRLKSAFLANLSHEMRTPMNGILGFSELLRKKNISEEKRDSYLELIEKEGHRLLSFISNIVDISKIESNTINIDYSHINVNTVINDLYSKYNIKLENTSIKLQVEKGLEEVDSFIETDENKLVQIISNLLENAIKFTKEGAIEFGYTLKGKNLQFYVQDSGIGIDKEEQKDIFNRFTQGKREQIHNLGVGLGLSIVKGLVNLLHGEVWIDSETGRGSTFFFTIPYNKVGVSKVIINEDNENTLDNGDFTILIAEDDNLSFLYIQACLSDYNCTIIRAVNGKEAVEIVNQNFTIDLVLMDINMPEMDGYEALQEIRKTNKDITIIAQTGLAMSGDKEKMLNAGFDDYVSKPISTTQLINTVNKHLKVIS; encoded by the coding sequence ATGGAATTAGAGAAAAAGCCTACTTATCAAGAATTAGAAAAACAAATAGAGAGATTAAAGTCTGAAAGTAACAACGTTTACAAGACGCTATTTGATAACTCAACTATTTCTATTTGGAATGAAGATTTTACGTTAATATATGAAGAAATTGAGAGGCTTAGAGATAGTGGCGTTTCTAATATCAAGAAATATTTAAAGAAAAATCCAGATGCTTTATTATCTTTTATTAATAAGGTAAAAATTAATAGTGTTAATACGGCTACTTTAAAACTATTTAAAGCAGAAAATAATCAAGCATTTTTTAACAACCTACAAAATACCTTCGGTCGTGGAGCAAATAAAGTATTTATACGACTTATAGCGGCAATATGGAAAAATAATAAAACATTTACTTCTGAGGTAAATTACAAAACCTTAGAGGGTGATGAGTTTAAAGCTTTGTTTTCTATACGTATACCTCAAACTTTATTAGAACAAAAAGCTGTGCCTATCACTATCCAAGATATTACTGAACTAAAAGCAGTAGAATCTGCTAAGAAAGAATCCATTTTAAAATTACAACAGGCTCAAAAACTGGGAAAAATAGGTAGTTGGGAATGGGAGTGGAGTACAGATACAGCTTACTGGTCTGATGAGATGTACAATATTTATGGTGTCAAAAGAAAAACGTTTATTCCTACTAGTGATAATGTAAGAGAATTGATTCTTGAAGAAGATAGACCTAAAGTTAAGAGGGTGATTAAAAAGCTTTTCAGCGATAAAGCTATGGAACCATTCGAATTCAGAATTGTTAAATCTAATAGTGAAATAAGACACTTGAGTATTCTAGGCATAGAATTTATAAATGATAAGGTTTTTGGGGTAACTCAAGATATAACAGACAGAAAAATAATAGAAAGTGATCTTGATGAAGCACAAACACTTGCCAAAGTAGGTAGCTGGATATTTGATACAGAAGAAAGAAAAATGGAATGGTCTAAAGTGATGTTCCATATTTGGGGATTTGAGCCAAGCCATGGTACACCCCCATATAAAGTATTACTTGATCATATCCACCCGGATGATTTAGAATTATGGGATTCTTCTATAAAAAAAGCTAGCAAAAGCGGAATTCCATATGATATAGAGCATAGAATATGTCTTTCTGATGGAACACAAAAAGTCATAAGGTGTATATGTGAACCTGAAGTGTGTCCCCAAGGAAATGTCATTAGTTTAAAAGGAACCGGCCAAGATATTACTGAGCAAAAACTCATTGATGCAGAACTCATTGCGGCTAAAGTAAAAGCTGAAGAAAGTAAAAATCATCTAAATAATATTATTGATAATATAGGAGATCCCGTTTTTGTGAAGGATGACCAAAGTAGGTTGCTCATAGTAAATAATGCGTTTTGCACACTCTATGGTTTTGAAAGAGAAGATATTATTGGTAAGACTCTTGAGGAAAGATTTTCATATGTCGAGAGAAAGGATTTCCTTAATATTGACAAGCAACTTGTAAAAGATGGTAGAGAAAATATCACAGAAAAAACCCTTATAAAAGAAAATGGAGATACTAGAAGAATCTCTATAAGAAAAACAAGATTTGTAGATAACGATAATACCATTTTTATAGTAGGTGTAATACATGATATCACAGAACGCTATAAAACAGGAAATTTAATAAAACAGGCTAAAGAACGTGCCGAGGAAAACGAAGAGCGTTTCCGCATATTAATGCATAATCTAGAAGCTGGAGTTGTAGTTCATGCGCCGGATACTAGCATAATGCAATGTAATTCTAGAGCCTCTCAAATTCTAGGTATAGAAAAAAAATTTATTAAAGGAAAAGCCGAAACAAATATGGGCTGGAAGTTTGTAAAACTTGATGCTTCACCCCTACCTATTTCTGAATATCCAGTAAATAAAATTGCAGATACAAGAGAGTCTATTAAAAATCAAGTTTTAGGACTTGTGGGACGCGATGAGAAAGATATCATATGGCTTACTCTCAATGGTTTTCCGGTACTAAACAGAACTGGAGAAGTTAAAGAAATTGTTACCGTTTTCTTTGATATTACTGAGCAACGACAAAATGAAAAAGATAAACTAAGATCTAAGTTATTATTAGACAAAACAGAGAAAGAATTAAGTGATGCTCAATCCTTAGCCAAAATTGGCAGTTGGCTAGTAAAACCATCTTCTGGTATGAAGATGGAGTGGTCTAAAGAGATGTATAATATTTGGGGGTTTGACTATGACAAAGAATATCCTGATTATCAAAAGGTCGTTGATAGGGTTCATCCTGATGATATGACAATGCTAAAAAATTCCGTCGATAGTGCTATTAATGAAGGGATTACATATAATATTGAGTATAGGATTTGTGTTCCTAATCAACCACAAAAAACGGTGAGAGCTATATGCCAGCCTGTAATGGATAAAGATGGCAAAGTCTTAAGCCTTGCTGGAACTAATCAAGATATAACTCAACAAAAAGAATTAGCCACAGAACTTATAGAGGCAAAAGAGAAAGCCGAAGAAAGTGATAGATTAAAATCGGCTTTTCTTGCTAATTTAAGTCACGAGATGCGTACTCCTATGAATGGTATCTTAGGCTTCTCTGAACTATTGAGAAAGAAGAATATATCTGAAGAAAAAAGAGACAGCTATTTAGAACTCATAGAAAAAGAAGGCCACCGACTTTTGAGTTTCATTTCTAACATTGTAGATATTTCAAAAATTGAATCAAATACAATAAACATTGATTATTCTCATATCAATGTAAATACTGTTATTAATGATCTCTATTCAAAATATAATATAAAACTAGAAAATACAAGTATTAAACTTCAAGTAGAAAAAGGTCTAGAAGAAGTAGATAGTTTTATTGAAACAGATGAGAATAAGCTTGTTCAAATTATATCTAATCTCTTAGAAAACGCAATAAAATTTACCAAAGAAGGTGCTATTGAATTTGGCTATACTCTCAAAGGAAAAAATCTTCAGTTTTATGTGCAAGATTCTGGTATTGGTATAGATAAAGAAGAACAAAAAGACATTTTCAATAGGTTCACGCAGGGTAAACGTGAGCAAATACATAATCTTGGAGTAGGACTTGGATTGTCTATAGTAAAAGGTCTTGTTAATCTCTTACATGGTGAGGTATGGATTGATTCTGAAACAGGAAGAGGATCAACATTTTTCTTTACAATCCCATATAATAAGGTGGGTGTTAGTAAGGTTATTATAAATGAGGATAACGAGAACACACTAGACAATGGAGACTTTACTATCCTAATAGCCGAAGATGACAATTTGAGCTTTCTGTACATACAAGCCTGTC
- a CDS encoding amidohydrolase family protein yields the protein MFFKKLLVFGLVSCSFTMYGQDYFPANAGVKSKNQNYTVFTNATIHKTPTETIKNGTLVVQDGKVVSVGKSSSYAQNAIVVDLNGKHVYPSFVDIYTNFGIDKPKRAGGSGRASQYDNSREGAYWNDHILSEQDGYQDFKYDSKKATEYLEAGFGVVATHQHDGIARGTGALIALNNDGNTANRVIEDRLGQYFSFDKSVTSRQSYPSSKMGATALLRQLQHDLDWYEKGNIDTKDLSLEALSRNKGLPQFFEGDGLYDDLRIDKLGDQFGIDYVIIAGGDEYKRIGEVKAMNRKMILPLKFPDAYDMENPYAAEYVALSDMKHWNQAPTNPKALQDAGVTFALTTFSHKSPKDFKGHLMKAIKYGLSKQRALEALTTIPATMIGKSGELGVLKSGAWANFMITSGEVFEKDTELYEHWIQGNKTVIKDMNTVNIDGVYTMNISGATYELEIKNALEKAKASLKKGTEDVKSEFSYKDEWVTVTFPQSEGKFVRLVARASADGLSGKAILADGSEKNFTSTKKALAKSGDKDDKKEEDKPLTVMPLTFPNMAFGFETRPTQQDILITNATVWTNEAEGILENTDLLIKDGKISAVGKNLSARGAMVVDGTGKHVTSGIIDEHSHIAAFAINESGHNSTAEVRMSDVVNPDDSDIYRNLAGGVTAIQLLHGSANPIGGQSAVMKLKWGAPIDEMVIANKKFIKFALGENVKQANWNSFSRFPQTRMGVEQVFVDYFTRAKEYEAKKKSGQPYRMDEEMETIVDILNMDRLISCHSYVQSEINMTMKVAEQFGFHINTFTHILEGYKVADKMAEHGVGGSTFSDWWAYKYEVNDAIPYNAAIMHRAGVTVAINSDDGEMSRRLNQEAAKIHKYGGISEEDAWKMVTLNPAKLLHMDDRAGSLKPGKDGDVVIWTDHPLSIKARAEKTIIEGKVFFDMKKDEELRKTVQREKAQLTAMMLAEKNKGLQTQPAKKKEKQRMHCDTEQTLY from the coding sequence ATGTTCTTTAAAAAATTACTTGTCTTTGGGCTAGTAAGCTGCTCATTTACGATGTATGGGCAAGATTACTTTCCAGCAAACGCTGGAGTCAAGTCCAAAAACCAAAATTACACGGTGTTCACAAACGCCACCATCCACAAAACTCCCACAGAAACCATTAAAAATGGAACACTTGTAGTGCAAGATGGAAAAGTGGTCTCTGTAGGCAAATCTTCATCATACGCTCAAAATGCTATTGTTGTAGATCTTAATGGTAAACATGTCTATCCATCTTTTGTAGACATCTATACTAATTTTGGTATCGATAAGCCTAAGCGTGCAGGAGGATCTGGACGTGCTTCACAATATGATAACTCTCGCGAGGGAGCTTACTGGAATGACCATATCTTATCTGAGCAAGATGGCTATCAAGATTTTAAGTACGATTCAAAAAAAGCAACCGAATATCTTGAGGCTGGTTTTGGCGTAGTTGCAACACATCAACACGATGGTATTGCACGTGGTACAGGAGCGCTTATCGCACTTAATAATGATGGAAATACTGCAAACCGCGTGATAGAAGATCGCCTTGGTCAGTATTTCTCATTTGATAAGAGTGTAACCTCACGCCAGTCATACCCATCTTCTAAAATGGGGGCAACAGCATTATTACGCCAGTTGCAGCATGATTTAGACTGGTATGAGAAAGGAAATATAGACACTAAGGATCTTTCTTTAGAGGCGCTTTCGCGAAACAAAGGGCTTCCGCAGTTTTTTGAAGGTGATGGCTTATATGATGATCTTCGTATAGATAAACTAGGTGACCAGTTTGGTATCGACTACGTAATTATTGCCGGTGGTGATGAGTATAAACGTATCGGAGAAGTTAAGGCGATGAATCGTAAGATGATTCTCCCACTTAAATTTCCAGATGCCTACGATATGGAAAATCCATACGCTGCCGAATATGTAGCGCTTTCTGATATGAAACATTGGAATCAAGCACCTACAAACCCTAAAGCATTACAAGATGCAGGAGTAACATTTGCACTTACTACATTCTCACATAAATCTCCCAAAGATTTTAAAGGCCATTTGATGAAAGCAATCAAATATGGTCTTTCTAAGCAAAGAGCCTTAGAAGCACTTACTACAATTCCAGCAACAATGATTGGAAAGAGCGGTGAGCTTGGAGTACTTAAATCAGGTGCGTGGGCAAACTTCATGATTACTTCTGGAGAGGTTTTTGAAAAAGACACAGAGCTTTATGAGCACTGGATTCAAGGTAACAAAACGGTAATCAAGGATATGAACACAGTTAATATTGACGGTGTTTATACAATGAATATTAGTGGAGCTACTTATGAGCTAGAGATTAAAAACGCGTTAGAAAAAGCAAAAGCATCTCTTAAAAAGGGAACAGAAGATGTAAAAAGTGAATTTTCTTATAAGGATGAATGGGTAACAGTAACGTTCCCTCAAAGCGAAGGAAAATTTGTACGTCTTGTAGCAAGAGCATCTGCAGATGGTCTAAGCGGCAAAGCAATTCTTGCAGATGGTTCTGAGAAAAACTTTACTTCTACTAAGAAAGCACTAGCTAAGAGTGGTGATAAAGACGATAAGAAAGAAGAGGATAAACCTCTTACGGTAATGCCACTTACCTTTCCTAATATGGCTTTTGGTTTTGAGACAAGACCAACACAGCAAGATATCCTAATCACCAATGCCACTGTGTGGACAAATGAAGCAGAAGGTATTCTTGAAAACACTGATCTCTTAATAAAAGATGGGAAAATCAGCGCAGTTGGTAAAAACCTTTCTGCTCGCGGAGCTATGGTTGTAGATGGTACTGGTAAGCATGTTACTTCTGGTATTATAGATGAGCACTCTCACATTGCTGCATTTGCAATCAACGAGTCTGGTCACAACTCTACGGCAGAGGTTCGCATGAGTGATGTAGTGAACCCAGACGATTCTGATATTTATCGCAATCTTGCTGGTGGAGTTACAGCTATTCAATTATTACACGGATCTGCAAATCCTATTGGAGGACAGAGTGCAGTAATGAAATTAAAGTGGGGAGCGCCTATCGATGAGATGGTAATTGCAAATAAGAAATTTATCAAATTTGCTTTGGGTGAAAACGTAAAGCAAGCAAACTGGAATAGCTTCTCAAGATTCCCACAAACGAGAATGGGAGTAGAGCAAGTATTTGTGGACTACTTTACAAGAGCAAAAGAATACGAAGCAAAGAAAAAGAGCGGTCAGCCATATCGTATGGATGAGGAGATGGAAACTATTGTAGACATCCTTAATATGGATCGTTTAATTTCTTGTCACTCTTATGTACAAAGTGAAATAAATATGACCATGAAAGTTGCAGAGCAGTTTGGCTTCCATATCAATACGTTCACACATATACTTGAAGGTTATAAAGTTGCAGATAAAATGGCCGAACACGGTGTAGGAGGATCAACATTCTCAGACTGGTGGGCTTACAAATATGAGGTGAATGATGCTATTCCTTATAATGCAGCAATCATGCATAGAGCAGGAGTAACCGTTGCTATCAACTCTGATGATGGTGAGATGTCAAGACGTCTTAATCAAGAAGCTGCAAAAATTCATAAGTACGGTGGTATTTCTGAAGAGGATGCATGGAAAATGGTAACTCTTAATCCAGCAAAACTATTACACATGGATGATCGCGCAGGTAGTTTGAAGCCTGGTAAAGATGGAGATGTTGTGATATGGACAGATCATCCTCTTAGTATTAAAGCGAGAGCAGAGAAAACGATTATTGAAGGAAAAGTATTTTTCGATATGAAAAAAGACGAAGAACTTCGTAAAACAGTGCAACGTGAGAAAGCACAACTTACTGCAATGATGCTTGCAGAAAAGAATAAAGGCTTACAAACGCAACCTGCCAAAAAGAAAGAAAAACAACGTATGCATTGTGATACAGAACAAACACTTTACTAA
- a CDS encoding DUF6642 family protein, translating to MAAEKFIYCLEAVPDVDQEVATEVMTTLEDIALKQGIASIYKTCDTIEGLEESLNTLVYDDHNFKDYELIYLIMPGQANNIMLNDYYYSIEEIAEIFEGRMTGKIIHFSNKKALDLTDEESQYFLDVTGARAISGYGSSNNTLSSTETIDRVFFNMFQENEDFKEVVEEMFQKHYKLCKLLDFRLYY from the coding sequence ATAGCAGCAGAAAAATTTATCTATTGTCTAGAGGCCGTTCCAGATGTTGATCAGGAGGTAGCCACAGAAGTGATGACAACACTTGAAGATATTGCTCTAAAACAAGGAATCGCAAGTATTTACAAGACCTGCGACACCATTGAGGGGCTAGAGGAAAGTTTAAATACGCTGGTGTATGATGACCATAATTTTAAAGATTATGAACTCATCTACCTCATAATGCCAGGCCAAGCTAACAATATTATGCTCAATGATTATTACTATAGCATTGAAGAAATTGCCGAAATATTTGAAGGAAGAATGACAGGTAAAATCATCCATTTTTCCAATAAAAAAGCACTCGACTTAACTGACGAAGAATCGCAATATTTTCTTGACGTAACTGGTGCTCGTGCAATCTCTGGCTATGGATCTAGCAATAATACATTATCGAGCACAGAAACGATAGATAGAGTGTTTTTTAATATGTTTCAAGAGAATGAAGATTTTAAAGAAGTGGTAGAAGAGATGTTTCAAAAACATTACAAACTCTGTAAACTACTTGATTTTAGATTGTATTATTAA
- a CDS encoding amidohydrolase family protein, producing MKTLQQIIVAVVFLLGATASAQQTPAAAQTAAYTITGATAHVGNGTVVENATIVFENGKISMIQSGGTATKGEVINATGKHVYPGFIATNTTLGLVEAAAVRQSNDDDEIGELIPHVRGIIAYNAESKVVESMRPNGVLMAQIRPVGGTISGSSSLVQLDAWNWEDAAYKTDEGIFMEWPRTMRRGRWWLGEEPGYKPNKNYSKDVNEIKTFFKNSRAYGKGNTSKNLPFEAMRGVFDGTQNVYVSANDQKQILDVIAFAKEMNLKNVVLVGGYQSYKVTAELVAANMPVILQRVQELPSMEDHDYDLPYKLPKLLTDAGVTVALGYDSEYWQVRNLPFYAGQVTQFGMSDEDALKMITMNPAKIMGVSNNVGTLEVGKDATLFISEGNALDMRGNILSRAFIQGRDISLESHQTKLAKRYAEKYGQKE from the coding sequence ATGAAAACACTACAACAAATAATAGTAGCCGTTGTTTTCCTTTTAGGAGCAACTGCAAGCGCACAGCAAACACCTGCAGCAGCACAAACTGCCGCATATACCATTACGGGAGCAACTGCTCACGTAGGTAACGGAACCGTAGTAGAAAATGCCACTATCGTTTTTGAAAACGGTAAAATAAGCATGATTCAAAGCGGAGGAACAGCCACTAAAGGCGAAGTCATTAATGCTACTGGAAAGCATGTGTATCCTGGTTTTATAGCTACAAACACCACATTAGGTCTTGTAGAAGCAGCAGCCGTGAGACAATCTAATGATGATGATGAGATAGGAGAATTAATTCCTCATGTGCGTGGTATTATCGCTTACAATGCAGAATCTAAAGTAGTAGAGAGCATGAGACCAAATGGCGTACTTATGGCGCAAATTCGCCCCGTGGGAGGCACCATCTCTGGATCTTCTTCTCTCGTACAACTTGATGCTTGGAACTGGGAAGATGCTGCTTACAAAACAGACGAAGGTATCTTTATGGAATGGCCTCGCACGATGCGCCGTGGACGCTGGTGGTTAGGTGAGGAGCCAGGTTATAAACCAAACAAAAATTATAGTAAAGATGTAAATGAAATCAAAACCTTTTTCAAAAACTCACGAGCTTATGGAAAAGGGAACACCTCAAAAAACCTTCCTTTTGAAGCGATGCGTGGTGTTTTTGATGGAACTCAAAATGTATATGTCTCTGCAAATGATCAGAAGCAAATACTTGATGTGATTGCTTTTGCAAAGGAGATGAATCTCAAAAATGTAGTTCTTGTGGGAGGATACCAGTCTTACAAAGTAACAGCAGAACTTGTAGCTGCAAATATGCCAGTAATTTTACAACGTGTACAAGAACTACCTTCTATGGAGGATCATGATTATGACTTACCATATAAGTTACCTAAGCTTCTTACAGACGCTGGTGTTACAGTTGCGTTAGGATATGATTCAGAGTATTGGCAAGTACGTAATCTTCCCTTTTATGCGGGACAGGTTACTCAATTTGGTATGAGTGATGAAGATGCACTTAAAATGATTACAATGAATCCTGCAAAAATTATGGGAGTTTCAAATAATGTTGGGACACTTGAAGTAGGAAAAGATGCAACCCTTTTCATAAGCGAAGGAAATGCACTAGACATGAGAGGAAATATCCTTTCGAGAGCATTTATCCAAGGACGTGATATAAGTTTAGAGTCTCACCAGACCAAGCTTGCAAAGCGTTATGCAGAGAAGTACGGACAGAAGGAGTAA